A window of Balaenoptera ricei isolate mBalRic1 chromosome 12, mBalRic1.hap2, whole genome shotgun sequence genomic DNA:
gggcggggcgggcggcaggtgggcagggaggcGGCCGCCAACCCTGCTCCGGGGCGCGGCGGGGGCGCGCGGCTGGGCCTGGGCAGGTGGGCGCCGCGGTCCGCGGGGGCCTGGGGCATTGACTCCACGCCCGGGTGATCTGcatgcggcggcggcggcggcggcgtggggggtgggggagtgtggGAGGTGACAGCCGAGGTAGAGTGAGGCAGAGAGGCTGAGGACCCAGAACATTTCCGTATCCGGTCTCTGCCCCTAGCCCCCAAGTTGAACGGGCCCTTTCTTTCACTTGGGAAAGTTCTAGTTCCCCAGCTCGTGGACCGGCTAGTTGTTCAGTCGCCCTCGcagcctgacagcccccagccccctctgCTTGGCTCCTTCACCAGAAGACTCCAGACAAGCCCCTCCAACCCCGCCTGCTCCGCGCAatcgtttttccttttttcttttctttctttctttttttttttttttttttaccgcgATATCCTGTATTAACAGGATGAAAAAACACGTCAGGAAACCACTCTTTAAAATGTTCTTCCATTTCCTTAAGGAAAGTGAAATCAGACAAGAGATGTACAGAGACCCTCCCCACGACACACTGCACACAGATCTGCGACGACTTGGTTGTCCCGAAAgctctgattcttttttaaacatttctggtTTATcttctgtctcttccctcttcctccaggGAACCTTCTCTCTGATCATTGAAGCTCTCCACACTGATTCTCCTGATGACCTCGCAACaggtaaaaacaaaccaaaaaactcccAAACTGTGCAAACTGTGTCTCCAGTTATTATGTGTTTGAGTTCACATCTCCCCAGAAACAAACGTCTGCGTCTTTCATTCTGCAAGTTGCTCTGGAAGGTTGAGGAGAAGGGTCTTCAGCCTCCTCGCCCAGCATCCTTTCCACCTCCCTCACTCCCCAAGCCTCTGGGTTCCCAGTCAGAGCCAACAGACCGTCCTCTTCCTGCAGAGAACCCGGAAAGACTCATCAGCCGCCTGGCCACGCAGAGGCACCTGACGGTGGGCGAGGAGTGGTCCCAGGACCTGCACAGCAGCGGCCGCACAGACCTCAAGTATTCCTACCGGTTTGTGTGTGACGAACACTACTTTGGGGAGGGCTGCTCCGTCTTCTGCCGGCCCCGCGACGACGCCTTCGGCCACTTCACCtgcggggagagaggggagaaagtCTGCAACCCTGGCTGGAAAGGCCAGTACTGCACTGAGCGTGAGTCCCTCCGGGAGGCCGCTACTCCCTCGGTCTACCCCTCCCCGGGCCTGCGCTCCCCGGCGGTGGGGACATAGTCTCTGAGCTGCTGGCATCTTGGGACCTTAGCCCCGGAGAGATGTTCTGGTGGGGAAACCGGGGCCGGGGAGCCAGAGAGATTTGCTGAGACCTCACAGTTAGCCAGTGGCAGGTGGGGGTCAACTTAGACGTTTTAACTTCCGCTATGGGAAGCTGCCTTTCTTAATCAGGGAGGATTTTGGACACAGGGCCAGGGGTCAGGAAGTAAGcctgagggaagggagggaggaaggaagggaggaacagagaggaggctgtgtgcagggcctgctTTTACCAAAGGAGTTCTCTTCGCCCAGACAGCTTCTCATTGAAAAGTGCTTCATTTTCTCTCCGGAGTTGGTGTGCTCAGCCTGTTTAAAAACATTCCACTGTTCGTGACATTTTCACTCGCAGGGTCTATGGACGTGGGTGGGTGTGTTTTGAGGCCTGGGCCTGTCAACCCTGCTTGGGGAGGGCTCTGCTTGTCCTGCTTGCGGGATGCTCACATAGCACCCTGCCTGGGAGGGGGACATGCCTTTACAAGAGTGACTTAGGCCCTGCCTGCCCGTAGTTCTGTATTCTGCAGGCAGGCAGGGCAGCTGCACAGGTGCAGGGGGAGTAGGAGGGTTGTGCGGACCAGCTGGCTCCTGGGCCTGGTTCAGCTGGACCCCAGTCGCCTCACTGCCACCTCGCACTCTAGGTGTCAGGTGGGGTGGGTCCTAGAGCTCCCCAGAAACCCCAGGGAACTTTCCTTCTGCCGCTGAGCCTGGGAACCTTCTCTGGCAGGACAGAACCTCTCGCTGGGAGGTGCAGTTtctcagttttgatttgcacctACCTACAGCGTCATGGTCGCTCGGCCCACTCAGCTTTCCACAGCTCCTTTGAGCTTGTCTTGGCCTGAGCTGGCTCTGTTGTCTTTAAAACTTGTGGGGCGGCTTGTTAATGAGTTTCATAACCAGGAGAAGGAAGCCAGCTCGAAACCTCAGcctccagcctccccaccccctccgggACCTCTGGCCGGCCTGCCGCCTCCCTCCTGGCTaccctccctctccttcaccGTGGGGTTGCCATAaacttaaactttttttcttcttattcaaaCACTGGAgtctctccccgcccccagctcgCGCGTGCCATCGATTAGATCTCTCCAGGGATAGGCGGCTGGGACGCACGCCTGTGCCCATTGGTGGAAagggtgcacgtgtgtgtgtgtgtgtgtgtgtgtgtgtgtgtggtgcacaCGCTGGGGTGTGTGTGAGGGGTGGGGGCGCGGGGGGCGAGGGGGAGGCCGGTATTGTTGCACTGGGGCAGCTGCGGGGAGAGAACAGACAATAGAGCAGCTGTCTGGCCCTGGTACTCTGCATACCAGCTGTCCACCCTTATCTACACACACACTTTCTGGGTATTAAGAGGTGGAGCTTTGTGCATAGAAttgggaagtgggggaggaggagggggaaggactTCTGACCCTCTCTTAGAAGAAAAGGGGCCGGGTGGGGGTGGGCTTCCGCGCTCTTTTGTCCTGGAGCCGCTGTGTTAAGAAGAATGCTCCTCCTGGGCTGAGTGAAGTCCGCGGTGGTTACCGGGCAGGACGGTCGATGCCCGGGGCTCGGCGAGGCTCTGTGGCGGAGCTGGGCGCGGTCTGTAGCCCTGTTGTGCTGGGGGCCACTCTGGTGGGCTTGACCCTGTGCCTTTTCTCCTTGCAGCCATCTGCTTGCCGGGGTGCGATGAGCAGCATGGGTTTTGTGACAAGCCCGGGGAATGCAAGTAAGTTTGCAAaagttgctcttttctttttcttgctgtccTTTTACACCTAGTGTATTAGTAAAGCATCTCTAGATGCTCTTTTGAAAACCTCAGGTAAGATTAGCTGGTTGGAGGGGGctgtttttctgtgtttctaCTAAATAAATACATGGACGGGCATAGGGTCAAGGGTTGTCATCCATCTAAGCTCCTCGATGGTTGTGGAACTTACAGATGGAGATTTAAAAAGAATTggcacagaagaggagagagttTAGTTGGTTCTCAAACTTCGCAACACGTTAGAATTACCTAGAGATGCTGCCCTGGTTGGCCCTTGTACCCAGAGTCAGACGCTCTTGACGTGGGACGAAGGCATCCATGTGGTTTAAAGCTCCTGAGGACGGTCCAGTGTCCTGCCTCATTTGAGAACCAGCGGTGTTGATGCTGTTGGAAGCCAGTCTCTCATGAGTGGGAAAGGTGTTGCTAGGAACCCGGTAGCGTCAGCGTCCACTGACTCTGTCCTCTCCTCTAAGGTGCAGAGTGGGCTGGCAGGGCCGGTACTGTGACCAGTGCATTCGGTACCCCGGCTGTCTCCACGGCACCTGCCAGCAGCCCTGGCAATGCAACTGCCAGGAAGGCTGGGGGGGCCTTTTCTGCAACCAGGGTAagcctcccatcccccaccagGCAGCCTGTCTTCCCTGGCTCTGTCACGGGGAAGTGCAGTCTCCCGAATTTAACCCTgggcctcccttctcctcctcttcctgtctcCACCCTCACAGACCTGAACTACTGCACACACCATAAGCCCTGCAAGAATGGGGCCACCTGCACCAACACGGGCCAGGGAAGCTACACTTGCTCTTGCCGGCCTGGGTACACGGGGGCCAACTGCGAGACGGAGGTGGACGAGTGCAGTGCCAGCCCCTGCAGGAATGGAGGGAGCTGCACGGTGAGTCTGGCCACCGTGGGCTCTCCTGCCGAACCGGGAACCCTGGTTTGAGACAGACCGTGTGGGTCCCTCGCAACGACGTAGGAAAGCTTTCTTCATCTTCTCCATTACTCAGGACCTCGAGAACAGCTACTCCTGCACCTGCCCGCCTGGCTTCTACGGCAGGATCTGCGAGCTGAGTGCCATGGTGTGTGCCGACGGCCCCTGCTTCAACGGGGGACGGTGCTCGGACAACCCCAAGGGAGGGTACACCTGCCGCTGCCCTGGGGGCTTCTCTGGCTTTAACTGTGAGAAGAAAATGGATTCCTGCAGTTCCTCACCCTGTTCCAATGGTAAGGGGGCCGCCTGACCCATCCGAGACTTTGTCCAGAGGTCCACACTGGTGAGAACGCGTCAGAAGCGCATGAGTTTAGTTTCAGGCTGAGTTCATCGCTTTGTGAGTTGCCTTGAGTTTCAGAAGCCCTTTTGTCTGAACAGTGAGAAACTGTTCATAGCAATCTTATCCTCGAGTCTGGAAGCACCCAGGGAGcgaggaaggcaggcaggagcGTTCCTTCTCCGCAGGGCCTGGCTCAGGTGGAGGTGCAATGACTTGCTCGCGGTCCTGCGGCACCTCGGGTGCCCGAGACTCCGAACGTCAGCGGGTCAGCCCCAGCGCCAGCCCAGCCACTGCGCTTTTGGAGGGAAGCCCAGCTCTGCTCTGTCACCAAGCAGAGCCGTCTGCTGCCGAGGATGTACGGTCTCCACGAGTGGGTGGGATGCCCTAAGCAAACTCACAGAGGGGGGAAGCTGGGCCCCAGACAGGCTGGACCATTCTGGAAGCTTCTGGAGCTTCTGCGTTGGGTGTGATAATCGATGGAGAGGAATCAGCTTGCTTTGCTCTCCATATTCTGTACAGAAGGTGTGGCAGTCTTGGGGTCAAGCTCTTTCTCCTGTTTGTTTCCAGCCACTGAACCAATAGAGTGGTGGATGCTTCATGTTTAGAGGGGAAGAATAGGGAGGTTTAGCAGGCTTGGCTCTGGAAGGACAAAGACCAaaccccagcctcctccctcccttccttttttcttttctctttctttctgtttcaagtCTTACTTGTCACTAACTGTGTAACTGTGGGCAAGCACGTCATCCTctttaagccttggtttcctcatctgtaaactgggtcCTTTGTTGGCTTGCTGTGAAGGTGAATGCAGCACTGCAGGCAAAGCGTTTTGCACGGTGCATGTCAGGAGGTATTAGCCTGtattttttatgtaatttatGGAGCTCGACCAGAAGTCCCACCCCGGCCCTCGCTGTGGGCTCGTGTTTGATGTATGTTGTCTTAAGCGGTGGCCTCTGTCCGGTCTGCCCCTGTGTCTCTGCTCTGGTGTGTGACGCAGCGGCCGGGGCAGCACGTGCTTCAGGGCATTTTCTGGGTGACAAGCCGCTGCCCTTGTCCGTGTCCCAGGTGCACAGTGCGTAGACCTTGGCGATGCTTACGTCTGCCGCTGCCAGGCCGGCTTCTCTgggaggcattgtgatgacaacctGGACGACTGTGCCTCTTCCCCGTGTGCCAACGGCGGCACCTGCCGGGACGGCGCGAATGAGTATTCCTGCACCTGCCCCCCCGGGTACACGGGCAGGAACTGCAGCGCCCCCGTCAGCAGGTGTGAGCACGCGCCCTGCCACAACGGGGCCACCTGCCACGAGCGGGCCCTCCGCTACCTGTGCGAGTGCGCCCGAGGCTACGGGGGCCCCAACTGCCAGTTCCTGCTGCCCCCGGGCCCCGTGGTGGTGGACCTCACCGAGCAGTACGCGGAGGGCCAAGCCGGCCCGTTCCCCTGGGTGGCCGTCGGCGCGGGCGTGGTCCTCGTCCTCACGCTGCTCCTGGGCTGCGCCGCCGCCGTGGTCTGCGTTCGGCTGAGGCTGCAGAAGCGCCGGCCGCCCGCCGACCCCTGCCCGGTGGAGGCGGAGACCATGAATAACCTGGCCAACCGCCAGCGGGAGAAGGACATCTCTGTCAGCGTCATCGGGGCCACGCAGATCAAGAACACCAACAAGAAGGTGGACCTCCACACGGAGCCCGGCACCGAGAAGAACAGCCTCAAGGCTTGCGACCCCGCCGTGGGCTGTAAGCTGCTGCAGGGCCTCAAGGGTGCCGCTGCCACCGGGGAGCCCCCCAGCAAGCGTGATGCCAAGTGCCAGCCCCAGGGCTCTGCGGGGGAGGAGAAGAGCGCCCCGACCCTCCGGGGGTGCGTGCTGTGGGCCAGAGGGGACGGGCGGGGAGgccagctggggagggggcccgACCCTCGGGGGGTGCCTCGGGCcaggctgggcagggcagggggaccAGCTGGCTGCGTTCCTCCGGGCTCTGGCCGTTGTCCTGTTCAGAAACGTTTCCTTGTGTTGTGTTGACTGTGGTTCCCTTTCATCTCCCTTCTAGTGGAGAAGCAGCTGAAAGAAAAAGGCCGGACTCTGTGTACTCCACTTCGAAAGACACAAAGTACCAGTCGGTGTACGTCATATCCGAGGAGAAGGACGAGTGTGTC
This region includes:
- the DLL1 gene encoding delta-like protein 1 produces the protein MGRRCALALAVLSALLCQVWSSGVFELKLQEFVNKKGLLGNRNCCRGGAGPPPCACRTFFRVCLKHYQASVSPEPPCTYGSAVTPVLGVDSFSLPDGTGADPAFSNPIRFPFGFTWPGTFSLIIEALHTDSPDDLATENPERLISRLATQRHLTVGEEWSQDLHSSGRTDLKYSYRFVCDEHYFGEGCSVFCRPRDDAFGHFTCGERGEKVCNPGWKGQYCTEPICLPGCDEQHGFCDKPGECKCRVGWQGRYCDQCIRYPGCLHGTCQQPWQCNCQEGWGGLFCNQDLNYCTHHKPCKNGATCTNTGQGSYTCSCRPGYTGANCETEVDECSASPCRNGGSCTDLENSYSCTCPPGFYGRICELSAMVCADGPCFNGGRCSDNPKGGYTCRCPGGFSGFNCEKKMDSCSSSPCSNGAQCVDLGDAYVCRCQAGFSGRHCDDNLDDCASSPCANGGTCRDGANEYSCTCPPGYTGRNCSAPVSRCEHAPCHNGATCHERALRYLCECARGYGGPNCQFLLPPGPVVVDLTEQYAEGQAGPFPWVAVGAGVVLVLTLLLGCAAAVVCVRLRLQKRRPPADPCPVEAETMNNLANRQREKDISVSVIGATQIKNTNKKVDLHTEPGTEKNSLKACDPAVGCKLLQGLKGAAATGEPPSKRDAKCQPQGSAGEEKSAPTLRGGEAAERKRPDSVYSTSKDTKYQSVYVISEEKDECVIATEV